The following coding sequences are from one Melospiza melodia melodia isolate bMelMel2 chromosome 2, bMelMel2.pri, whole genome shotgun sequence window:
- the SLN gene encoding sarcolipin: MELSTREICLNFMVVLVTVILMWLLVKSYQD, translated from the coding sequence ATGGAACTTTCCACGCGAGAAATTTGCCTCAACTTCATGGTTGTCCTGGTTACTGTAATCCTCATGTGGCTCCTTGTGAAGTCTTACCAGGATTGA